One genomic window of Antricoccus suffuscus includes the following:
- a CDS encoding ferritin-like domain-containing protein, protein MSKEQVDALQAALRAEHAIIWAYGDIGAHAAVQRQDQVASVELRHRQRRDAIQTLLVAAGAVPDPSEPAYQLPKPVTNPTDAIEVAGMLEDKVAAAWRYVLGRSTDLDVRTLAVDSLIDAATQALRWRQVVSGTQATTQAFPGFDE, encoded by the coding sequence ATGAGCAAAGAGCAGGTCGACGCGCTGCAGGCGGCGCTTCGGGCCGAACACGCGATCATCTGGGCGTACGGCGACATCGGTGCGCACGCCGCCGTCCAGCGCCAAGATCAGGTCGCCTCCGTCGAGTTACGGCATCGGCAGCGCAGAGACGCGATCCAGACCCTTCTCGTCGCCGCGGGCGCGGTCCCTGACCCGAGCGAGCCGGCCTATCAACTTCCCAAGCCAGTGACTAACCCCACCGACGCCATCGAGGTCGCCGGGATGCTCGAGGACAAGGTGGCGGCGGCGTGGCGGTATGTGCTCGGCCGGTCGACAGACCTCGACGTACGCACGCTCGCGGTCGACTCGTTGATCGACGCGGCAACCCAGGCGCTGCGCTGGCGGCAAGTCGTCTCTGGCACCCAGGCCACGACTCAGGCATTCCCAGGCTTCGATGAGTAG
- the rimP gene encoding ribosome maturation factor RimP, with the protein MRSDSKSPQASSGRDREQFGAIVGPVVTGSGFDLDDLAVSQAGRRTVVKVVVDGDNGVSLDDIAAMSRAISAALDDRDDDIGSAPYTLEVTSPGVDRPLTTPRHWKRATGRLVACTTEGNPIQGRVMSVQDEQVTLDVDGAQRCYTVDGLSPGKVQVEFAKAPKQPKAPKMPKEPKKQKKPKGS; encoded by the coding sequence GTGCGATCAGACTCAAAGTCTCCCCAGGCTTCCTCCGGCCGCGACCGAGAGCAATTCGGCGCGATAGTCGGCCCCGTCGTGACCGGTTCGGGTTTCGACCTCGACGATCTGGCGGTGAGCCAGGCCGGTCGTCGTACGGTCGTCAAGGTCGTCGTCGACGGCGATAACGGTGTCTCACTCGACGACATCGCCGCGATGAGCCGCGCGATCTCGGCGGCCCTCGACGATCGCGATGACGACATCGGCAGCGCGCCGTACACGCTCGAAGTGACATCGCCCGGCGTAGATCGTCCCCTGACGACGCCGCGACATTGGAAGCGCGCCACCGGTCGACTGGTCGCGTGTACGACGGAGGGCAATCCGATCCAAGGGCGAGTCATGTCTGTGCAGGACGAGCAGGTGACGCTGGATGTAGATGGCGCGCAGCGGTGCTATACGGTCGACGGTCTGTCACCAGGAAAAGTCCAGGTTGAGTTCGCAAAGGCACCGAAGCAGCCCAAAGCACCTAAGATGCCCAAAGAGCCTAAGAAACAGAAGAAGCCGAAGGGTTCCTAA
- the nusA gene encoding transcription termination factor NusA, giving the protein MNVDISALRAIEREKDISFETVLSAIETALLSAYRHTDGAQARARIEIDRKSGLVQVMVQETDVEGNVTREWDDTPDDFGRIAAMTAKQVILQRLREAEQEHTFGEFSGREGDLVGGVVEADAMRNQRGVVAVRLTPKLEAALPQSEQVPGEDYTHGTRLKVLMVSIVRGMRGPQVTVSRSHPNLVRKLFALEVPEIADGTVEIISIAREAGHRTKIAVVSHSPDVSAKGACIGEMGARVRHVMSELNGEKIDIVDYSEDPAEFVASALSPSQVVAVHVTDRFARAARVIVPDFQLSLAIGREGQNARLAARLTGWRIDIRSDAEVESAVPEEQA; this is encoded by the coding sequence ATGAACGTAGACATTTCGGCGTTACGCGCAATCGAGCGTGAGAAGGACATTTCCTTTGAGACGGTGCTGTCGGCAATTGAGACCGCGCTGCTATCGGCGTACCGGCATACCGACGGGGCACAGGCTCGTGCCCGGATCGAGATCGACCGCAAAAGCGGCCTCGTCCAGGTGATGGTCCAGGAGACCGACGTAGAAGGCAACGTCACGCGCGAGTGGGACGATACGCCCGACGACTTTGGCCGAATCGCTGCGATGACGGCAAAACAGGTTATCTTGCAGCGGCTGCGCGAGGCCGAACAAGAGCACACGTTCGGCGAGTTTTCCGGCCGTGAGGGTGACCTGGTCGGCGGCGTAGTCGAAGCGGACGCGATGCGCAATCAACGCGGCGTCGTCGCCGTACGACTGACCCCGAAGCTGGAGGCGGCGCTGCCGCAGTCCGAGCAGGTGCCCGGCGAGGACTACACGCACGGCACCCGGCTCAAGGTGCTCATGGTGTCGATCGTGCGCGGGATGCGCGGGCCTCAGGTGACCGTCAGCCGTAGCCATCCCAACCTGGTGCGCAAGTTATTCGCGCTAGAAGTACCGGAGATCGCCGACGGGACCGTCGAGATCATCTCCATCGCCCGCGAAGCCGGTCACCGCACAAAGATCGCCGTGGTATCTCACTCGCCGGACGTCAGCGCTAAGGGCGCGTGTATCGGTGAGATGGGTGCGCGCGTTCGTCATGTGATGAGCGAACTGAACGGCGAGAAGATCGACATCGTCGACTACTCCGAGGACCCGGCCGAGTTCGTGGCCAGCGCGTTGTCGCCGTCGCAGGTCGTCGCCGTACACGTCACCGACCGGTTCGCGCGCGCGGCACGCGTGATCGTCCCGGACTTCCAGCTGTCCCTGGCGATCGGTCGCGAAGGCCAGAACGCGAGGCTCGCGGCGCGACTTACCGGCTGGCGGATCGACATCCGCAGCGACGCCGAGGTGGAGAGCGCCGTACCGGAGGAGCAGGCCTAG
- a CDS encoding YlxR family protein — protein MNARTCVGCRRRADADDLMRIVVDRTASALVAVVDRRRCRPGRGAHLHPARDCFDQAVRRRAFPRALRVTGALDVQAVEEAIGHHLAPN, from the coding sequence GTGAACGCTCGCACCTGCGTGGGTTGTCGACGGCGGGCCGATGCCGACGATTTGATGCGCATTGTCGTTGATCGGACCGCTTCGGCGCTCGTCGCCGTTGTCGATCGACGTCGATGTCGGCCGGGCCGCGGGGCACACCTGCATCCGGCACGTGACTGTTTCGATCAAGCCGTACGACGCAGAGCGTTTCCGCGAGCCCTCCGGGTAACCGGCGCACTCGACGTACAGGCCGTCGAAGAAGCAATCGGGCATCATCTCGCGCCCAACTAG
- the infB gene encoding translation initiation factor IF-2, translating into MAGKARVHELAKELGVKSKDVLAKLGEMGEFVKSASSTVEAPVARKLKEQFPSAGNGAAKKAAAPQAAPAPAAPTASAAPPAAPAEAPAAPAASAPSVTPGPRPAPRPAATPGPVAPKPAAAPAAAQDAPAPAPEKEAGAPQSDAPAAAPAPRPRSAGNNPFGVSQAPAPRPAAPRPAGARPAPPAAPRPGAPRPGAPRPGAPRPGTPRPGAPRPGGPGQRPGGPGQRPGGPGERSGGAGRPTPGAMPGRPAPGLGGRPGGGSGGPGRSGPGGGGGGFRGGRGGGRGRGGGTAGAFGRPGSRGPVRGRKSKKQRRQEFDQMDAPTIGGVQMPRGDGSVVRMPRGASLTDFADKIDVQPASLVTVMFHLGEMVTATQSVNDEVLELLAQELNYKLEIVSPEDEDRELLDTFDITFGEDADDGHAVSRPPVVTVMGHVDHGKTKLLDALRKTDVQRDEAGGITQHIGAYQVRTEHEGQDRTLTIIDTPGHEAFTAMRARGAKTTDIVILVVAADDGVMPQTVEAINHSQAAGVPIVVAVNKIDKEGANPDKIRSQLTEYNLVAEEYGGETMFVNISALKREGLEQLLEAVLLTADASLELTADPDMEAQGVAIEAHLDRGRGAVATVLVQRGTLRIGDSIVAGDAHGRVRAMLDENGNNLKEAGPAQPVQVIGFTSVPGAGDTFLVVDEDRVARQIAERRQARERNAQLAKSRRRVSLEDLNKVLAEGKIDNLNLILKGDNSGTVEALEDALLKIEVGDEVSLRIIDRGVGAITESNINLAIASDAVILGFNVRPEGKARELGEREGIDIRYYSVIYQAIDDIEAALKGMLKPEYEEVQLGTAEIREVFRSSKWGNIAGALVRSGEIRRNSKARLVRDGAVVAQNLTIDSLRRFKDDATEVREGFECGIGLGSFNDIKVDDVVETYELREKPRS; encoded by the coding sequence GTGGCAGGCAAGGCCCGCGTACACGAGCTAGCAAAAGAGCTCGGCGTGAAGAGTAAAGATGTACTCGCAAAGCTCGGTGAGATGGGCGAGTTCGTTAAGAGCGCAAGCTCGACAGTAGAGGCGCCAGTAGCGCGCAAACTGAAGGAACAGTTCCCCAGCGCGGGGAACGGCGCGGCAAAGAAGGCCGCCGCACCACAGGCTGCTCCCGCGCCAGCGGCGCCCACCGCTTCGGCCGCGCCGCCCGCGGCACCAGCCGAGGCACCGGCAGCGCCTGCCGCATCCGCGCCGTCCGTCACTCCGGGCCCGCGCCCGGCCCCACGGCCAGCCGCGACGCCAGGTCCGGTCGCGCCCAAGCCCGCAGCAGCCCCAGCAGCGGCGCAAGATGCCCCGGCACCCGCGCCCGAAAAGGAAGCCGGTGCGCCGCAGTCCGACGCGCCCGCAGCGGCCCCGGCGCCGCGTCCGCGGTCGGCCGGTAACAACCCCTTCGGCGTGAGTCAGGCTCCAGCACCACGTCCGGCCGCGCCGCGACCGGCGGGTGCTCGTCCGGCTCCTCCCGCGGCGCCGCGTCCCGGCGCGCCTCGTCCGGGAGCTCCGCGCCCCGGCGCACCTCGTCCGGGAACACCGCGTCCGGGAGCTCCGCGCCCCGGTGGTCCGGGCCAGCGGCCTGGGGGCCCCGGCCAGCGTCCAGGTGGTCCCGGTGAACGTTCTGGTGGCGCTGGTCGCCCGACCCCGGGTGCGATGCCCGGGCGTCCGGCACCCGGCCTCGGTGGACGTCCAGGCGGCGGGTCCGGCGGCCCCGGTCGCTCAGGTCCAGGCGGTGGTGGCGGCGGATTCCGCGGTGGCCGCGGTGGCGGCCGCGGTCGCGGAGGCGGCACGGCTGGTGCCTTCGGGCGTCCCGGCTCACGCGGTCCGGTTCGCGGGCGCAAGAGCAAGAAGCAGCGCAGACAAGAGTTCGATCAGATGGACGCGCCGACGATCGGTGGCGTACAGATGCCCCGTGGCGACGGCTCGGTTGTCCGGATGCCGCGCGGTGCCTCGCTGACTGATTTCGCCGATAAGATCGACGTACAGCCCGCGTCGCTGGTCACGGTGATGTTCCACCTGGGTGAAATGGTGACCGCTACTCAGTCGGTCAACGACGAAGTGCTTGAGCTGCTAGCCCAGGAACTCAACTACAAGCTCGAAATCGTCTCGCCCGAGGACGAAGACCGCGAGTTGCTCGACACCTTCGACATCACGTTCGGCGAGGATGCGGACGATGGCCATGCGGTCTCACGTCCGCCGGTCGTGACGGTCATGGGTCACGTCGATCACGGTAAGACCAAGTTGCTCGATGCGCTTCGCAAGACGGACGTCCAGCGCGACGAGGCCGGTGGCATCACCCAGCACATTGGTGCCTACCAGGTGCGCACCGAGCATGAGGGCCAGGACCGCACGTTGACGATCATCGACACGCCCGGTCACGAGGCGTTTACCGCCATGCGTGCGCGTGGCGCGAAGACGACCGACATCGTGATCTTGGTGGTCGCGGCGGACGACGGCGTCATGCCGCAGACGGTTGAGGCGATCAACCACTCGCAGGCGGCCGGCGTACCGATCGTGGTCGCGGTCAACAAGATCGACAAAGAGGGCGCCAATCCGGACAAGATCCGCTCGCAGCTGACCGAATACAACCTGGTCGCTGAGGAGTACGGCGGCGAGACGATGTTCGTCAACATCTCGGCGCTCAAGCGGGAAGGTCTCGAGCAGCTGCTCGAAGCGGTGTTGCTGACCGCGGACGCCTCGCTCGAGCTCACCGCTGACCCGGACATGGAAGCGCAGGGCGTGGCCATCGAGGCGCACCTGGACCGCGGCCGTGGTGCCGTTGCAACGGTGCTCGTGCAGCGTGGCACGCTGCGGATCGGTGACTCCATCGTTGCCGGTGACGCGCACGGCAGAGTGCGGGCGATGCTGGACGAGAACGGCAATAACCTTAAGGAGGCCGGTCCCGCGCAGCCAGTGCAGGTCATCGGCTTCACTTCCGTGCCCGGCGCCGGTGACACGTTCCTCGTCGTCGACGAAGACCGCGTCGCGCGCCAGATTGCCGAACGCCGCCAGGCCCGCGAACGCAATGCTCAGTTGGCCAAGTCGCGGCGCCGGGTATCACTCGAGGACCTCAACAAGGTGCTCGCCGAGGGGAAGATTGACAACCTCAACCTGATCCTCAAGGGTGACAACTCCGGTACGGTCGAGGCACTCGAGGACGCACTGCTGAAGATCGAGGTGGGTGACGAAGTGTCGCTGCGCATCATCGATCGCGGCGTCGGTGCGATCACCGAGTCCAACATCAACCTGGCGATCGCGTCCGATGCGGTCATCCTCGGGTTCAACGTGCGGCCCGAAGGCAAGGCCCGCGAGCTGGGCGAGCGCGAGGGCATCGATATCCGCTACTACTCGGTCATCTACCAGGCGATCGACGATATCGAGGCGGCCCTCAAGGGCATGCTCAAGCCCGAGTACGAAGAGGTCCAACTCGGTACGGCGGAGATCCGCGAAGTGTTCCGCTCCAGCAAGTGGGGCAACATCGCGGGCGCGCTGGTGCGTTCAGGTGAGATTCGGCGTAACTCCAAGGCCCGGCTCGTCCGGGACGGCGCCGTTGTCGCGCAGAACCTCACGATCGACTCGCTGCGGCGATTCAAGGACGACGCCACGGAGGTCCGTGAGGGCTTCGAGTGTGGCATCGGACTGGGCTCGTTCAACGACATCAAGGTCGATGACGTGGTGGAGACCTACGAGCTTCGCGAGAAGCCGCGTAGCTAA
- the rbfA gene encoding 30S ribosome-binding factor RbfA — protein MADAPRARRLAVRIREIVAETLEREVKDPRLGLVTITASKLTADLRDATLYYTVFGTEEEKAESARALESAKGVLRTTVGKRTGVRYTPSLTFLSDDIPEHARNIDDLLAKARAADAEVAQVREGKSYAGEENPYIEPGTDDGLDDAPDSDEATTETGHTSL, from the coding sequence ATGGCCGACGCGCCCCGCGCCCGCAGACTGGCAGTACGGATCCGCGAGATTGTCGCTGAGACGCTCGAACGTGAGGTCAAAGACCCGCGTCTCGGGCTGGTGACTATTACCGCGAGCAAGCTGACTGCCGACCTTCGGGACGCCACGCTGTACTACACGGTTTTCGGCACCGAAGAAGAGAAGGCCGAGAGCGCCCGGGCGCTCGAGTCGGCCAAGGGAGTGCTGCGTACGACGGTCGGTAAGCGGACCGGCGTACGGTACACGCCGTCGTTGACGTTCCTGTCTGACGACATTCCCGAACACGCCCGCAACATCGACGATCTACTGGCGAAGGCGCGGGCCGCAGACGCGGAGGTCGCGCAGGTGCGTGAGGGTAAGTCGTACGCCGGCGAGGAGAACCCCTATATCGAGCCTGGCACCGACGATGGCCTCGACGACGCCCCGGACTCGGATGAAGCCACGACCGAGACCGGGCACACCAGCCTCTGA
- a CDS encoding serine/threonine-protein kinase yields the protein MTTRHPPGLWLPTASGDDQYMGPYRVIKKVGSGGMGIVYLGADPTDKPVAIKVLREHIAEDPAARSRLRRELDTLRRVRHRCVAGVVDADLENDPAYIVTEFISGPQLDTYIDDVGPLSRPGLVNLGHGLSGALDAIHDVDVVHRDLKPGNILLFEERPVVIDFGIAQLADDVRLTVTGLFVGTPGYVAPEVIAGARSTPATDWWGWAATLAFAATGRPPAGKGPIEVVLDRISRGRLDLEGIDEDLTPLLVDCLHPDPAARPGAAEIKTRFGRFAAGQSTADERRTAMAHPDVRPPGPARSTGDMAPRQPTALLDRPAPIVAPHTSPPHTNPPHTNPPPVNRPPNAGPATPYLEPPPPEPTTPPPAPYGRTGTIAAYALLLIAVTAAIPFVGAGVALLSAAVARFVDGSVESMHWRRSFNGPKRSNIVKEIVASPWRMVTSCVLAVGSMLVPYAVATGLIFAASQSIHRSGGRFDQYIQNAVIGIAMAIAMLIAWWGPGGASLRRASRRTANVFAPGSFGAVVCVTVFVLGAAFIGILVLSFPSLSWWPLLDGPLSFT from the coding sequence GTGACGACGCGACATCCTCCTGGTCTTTGGCTCCCCACGGCCTCGGGCGACGACCAATACATGGGGCCGTACCGCGTCATCAAGAAGGTCGGTTCGGGCGGCATGGGGATCGTTTACCTCGGCGCGGATCCCACCGACAAGCCAGTCGCCATCAAGGTCCTGCGCGAACACATCGCCGAAGATCCCGCCGCCCGATCACGGCTGCGGCGCGAGCTCGACACGCTGCGCCGGGTCCGGCATCGCTGTGTGGCGGGCGTGGTCGACGCCGACCTCGAGAACGACCCGGCGTACATCGTCACGGAGTTCATCTCCGGGCCGCAGCTGGACACCTACATCGACGACGTCGGTCCACTAAGCCGACCCGGGTTGGTCAACCTCGGTCACGGCCTGAGCGGAGCACTCGATGCGATCCACGACGTCGACGTCGTACATCGCGACCTCAAACCGGGAAACATCCTGCTGTTCGAGGAGCGGCCGGTCGTGATCGACTTCGGTATCGCACAGCTCGCCGACGACGTACGGCTAACGGTCACCGGACTGTTTGTCGGTACGCCGGGGTACGTCGCGCCCGAGGTCATCGCGGGCGCGCGTTCGACGCCAGCCACCGACTGGTGGGGCTGGGCGGCGACCTTGGCGTTCGCGGCGACCGGCCGCCCGCCCGCCGGCAAGGGACCGATCGAGGTCGTCCTGGATCGCATCAGCCGCGGCAGACTCGACCTCGAAGGTATCGACGAAGACCTGACGCCGCTGCTTGTCGACTGCCTACATCCAGATCCTGCGGCCCGACCCGGCGCCGCCGAAATTAAAACCCGCTTCGGCCGGTTCGCGGCCGGACAGTCAACCGCGGATGAACGACGTACTGCGATGGCTCACCCGGACGTGCGCCCTCCGGGCCCCGCCCGGTCTACCGGGGACATGGCGCCTCGCCAGCCCACTGCCCTGCTCGACCGGCCGGCACCGATCGTCGCGCCACACACGAGCCCGCCGCATACAAACCCGCCGCACACGAACCCGCCTCCCGTCAACAGACCGCCGAACGCCGGGCCCGCTACGCCGTACCTCGAACCACCACCGCCGGAGCCCACGACTCCGCCGCCGGCGCCGTACGGTCGAACCGGGACGATCGCGGCGTACGCGTTGCTGCTGATTGCAGTGACAGCCGCGATACCGTTTGTTGGGGCGGGCGTTGCACTGCTGAGCGCCGCGGTCGCACGGTTCGTCGACGGCTCCGTGGAGAGCATGCACTGGCGACGTTCGTTCAACGGCCCCAAGCGGTCGAACATCGTGAAGGAGATCGTGGCAAGTCCGTGGCGGATGGTCACGTCTTGTGTGCTCGCGGTCGGCAGCATGCTCGTGCCGTACGCCGTCGCTACCGGCCTTATCTTCGCGGCGTCGCAGTCGATCCACCGCAGCGGCGGGCGGTTTGACCAATACATCCAGAATGCCGTGATCGGGATCGCGATGGCTATCGCCATGCTGATCGCATGGTGGGGCCCGGGCGGCGCGTCATTACGTCGGGCCTCGCGCCGTACCGCGAATGTCTTCGCGCCGGGAAGTTTCGGCGCGGTCGTGTGCGTCACGGTATTCGTGCTCGGTGCGGCGTTCATCGGGATTCTGGTGCTCAGCTTCCCGTCACTGAGCTGGTGGCCGCTGCTGGACGGTCCACTCTCCTTCACCTGA
- a CDS encoding MATE family efflux transporter gives MSTRPDISVGRVVHLALPAMIVLAAEPLYLVVDTALIGHLGATQLAALAIGGIVLAQVSGQFNFLAYGTTGRAARHYGRNDRAAAVREGVNASWLAVAIGLLAILAVQILAGPIARLIGGDNPVAVADAESWMRLAILGAPGILLALAGNGWMRGVQETRKPTTYVVAAFGISLVLLPIFVYVLGWGLMGSAVANVVAQLIGGGLFIRALLKEAHGPVRRTPHWPVMRAQLRTGRDLLIRTLALQGSFAAAAGVAARMSTETLGAHQIGLQLWMLCALVLDSVAIAAQSLVGEALGAGNKDHARRVALIIGRLGVATGVLLAIILLAIGPFAPHIFTSDPGVLTETAIMWWWLVGMQPLAGYVFAVDGILMGSGDVAILRTITIIASVFVYIPLAICALKFHWGIGGIWLGLTSFIVARLVVGWWRVRGDKWMIADAH, from the coding sequence GTGAGCACGCGACCAGACATCTCCGTAGGCAGGGTCGTGCATCTGGCGCTGCCGGCGATGATCGTGCTGGCCGCCGAGCCGCTCTACCTGGTTGTCGATACAGCGCTGATCGGTCACCTCGGCGCGACCCAGCTCGCCGCGCTGGCGATTGGCGGGATCGTGCTGGCGCAGGTCTCCGGCCAGTTCAACTTCCTCGCCTACGGGACCACCGGCCGCGCGGCCCGGCACTACGGACGTAACGATCGAGCGGCCGCGGTCCGAGAAGGTGTCAACGCATCCTGGCTCGCGGTCGCGATCGGGCTCCTCGCGATCCTTGCCGTGCAGATCCTGGCCGGCCCGATCGCGCGATTGATCGGCGGCGATAACCCGGTCGCGGTCGCGGATGCGGAGTCCTGGATGCGGCTGGCGATTCTCGGTGCGCCGGGAATCTTGCTCGCCCTAGCCGGCAACGGCTGGATGCGCGGCGTCCAGGAAACCCGCAAGCCCACGACGTACGTCGTCGCGGCGTTCGGCATCTCGCTCGTCCTACTGCCGATCTTTGTCTACGTCCTTGGCTGGGGGCTGATGGGTTCGGCGGTCGCCAACGTGGTGGCGCAGTTGATCGGCGGGGGACTGTTCATCCGGGCATTGCTCAAAGAGGCCCACGGACCGGTACGCCGCACGCCGCACTGGCCGGTGATGCGGGCGCAGTTGCGCACCGGCCGGGATCTGCTGATCCGGACGCTGGCTCTGCAGGGTTCTTTTGCCGCGGCGGCCGGTGTAGCGGCACGGATGAGCACCGAGACGTTGGGTGCCCACCAGATCGGGCTACAGCTGTGGATGCTGTGCGCGTTGGTTCTCGACTCGGTCGCGATCGCGGCCCAGTCCTTGGTGGGCGAGGCGCTCGGGGCGGGCAACAAGGATCACGCGCGGCGGGTCGCGTTGATCATCGGACGGCTGGGTGTCGCGACCGGCGTACTGCTGGCGATCATTCTGCTCGCGATCGGACCATTCGCGCCGCATATCTTCACGTCCGACCCCGGCGTCCTGACCGAGACCGCGATCATGTGGTGGTGGCTCGTAGGAATGCAGCCACTGGCCGGTTACGTGTTCGCCGTCGACGGCATCCTGATGGGCTCCGGAGACGTCGCGATCCTACGCACCATCACCATCATCGCAAGCGTCTTCGTTTATATTCCGCTGGCGATCTGCGCGCTGAAGTTCCATTGGGGGATCGGCGGGATCTGGCTCGGTCTGACCAGTTTTATCGTCGCCCGGCTTGTCGTCGGCTGGTGGCGGGTGCGCGGCGACAAGTGGATGATCGCCGACGCACACTAG
- a CDS encoding 3-deoxy-7-phosphoheptulonate synthase gives MNSPANTHVSTSNLRVSEFEPLPTPQELLAELPQSEAQAAVVDRGRRDVRAVMAGLDDRLLVIVGPCSIHDPKAGLEYAERLAGEAQRHAGELVIVMRTYFEKPRTTVGWKGLINDPHLDGSHDIATGLRAARSFLLDVAALGLPCGTEFLEPISPQYVADLVSWGAIGARTTESQIHRQLVSGLSMPVGFKNGTDGGLQVALDACAASAAAQSFLGIDQGGRAALVSTAGNPDTHIILRGGKDGPNYSANDVAAATQRAASAGINPRLIIDASHANSGKDHIRQALVAGEIGAQVASGSTAIGGMMLESFLAPGAQKLEVATTRAADLAYGQSVTDACMGWDATVDVLEQLADTAKSR, from the coding sequence ATGAATTCCCCAGCCAACACGCACGTTTCGACTTCGAACCTGCGCGTCAGCGAGTTTGAGCCGCTACCCACGCCGCAGGAGCTGCTGGCCGAACTGCCGCAGTCCGAGGCGCAAGCCGCCGTCGTCGATCGGGGCCGACGTGACGTACGAGCGGTCATGGCCGGCCTCGACGACCGGCTGCTCGTCATCGTCGGCCCGTGCTCGATCCACGACCCTAAGGCCGGCCTGGAGTACGCCGAACGTCTCGCCGGTGAGGCTCAGCGGCACGCCGGCGAGCTGGTCATCGTCATGCGCACCTACTTTGAAAAACCACGAACAACAGTCGGCTGGAAGGGCCTGATCAACGACCCGCACCTCGACGGCAGCCACGACATCGCGACCGGGCTTCGGGCGGCCCGCTCGTTCCTGCTCGACGTAGCCGCGCTGGGACTCCCGTGCGGGACGGAATTCCTCGAGCCAATCAGCCCCCAGTACGTCGCTGACCTCGTCAGCTGGGGCGCCATCGGCGCGCGTACCACCGAAAGTCAGATCCACCGCCAACTGGTGTCCGGCCTGTCGATGCCGGTCGGGTTCAAGAACGGTACGGACGGCGGCCTGCAGGTGGCGCTCGACGCGTGCGCGGCTTCCGCCGCGGCACAGTCGTTTCTCGGCATCGATCAAGGCGGCCGCGCCGCACTCGTCAGTACGGCGGGTAACCCAGACACGCACATCATTCTGCGCGGCGGCAAGGACGGGCCCAACTACTCGGCTAACGACGTCGCCGCCGCGACACAGCGCGCCGCCTCCGCTGGCATCAACCCGCGGTTGATCATCGACGCCAGCCACGCCAACAGCGGCAAGGACCACATTCGCCAGGCGCTGGTGGCAGGCGAGATCGGCGCCCAAGTCGCGTCCGGCAGCACCGCGATCGGCGGCATGATGCTTGAGAGCTTCCTCGCCCCCGGCGCGCAGAAGCTCGAGGTCGCGACGACGCGCGCGGCGGACCTCGCCTACGGACAGAGCGTGACCGATGCCTGCATGGGCTGGGATGCCACGGTCGACGTGCTGGAGCAGTTGGCGGATACCGCCAAGTCGCGCTGA
- a CDS encoding dihydrofolate reductase: MVVGLIWAQARDRVIGRDGTMPWHLPEDLAHFKATTSGTTVVMGRRTWESFPPKFRPLPGRTNVVITSQQDWADDGAVVVHSLEEGLASDTDVWVIGGAGVYAEALPHADTIVVTEIDETYVGDTLAPVIGADWIVTDASDWHTSKTGLRYRFVGYRRAEADSA; this comes from the coding sequence ATGGTCGTCGGCCTGATCTGGGCGCAGGCCCGGGACCGGGTGATCGGACGCGACGGCACCATGCCGTGGCACCTGCCCGAAGACCTCGCACACTTCAAGGCCACCACCAGCGGCACGACGGTGGTGATGGGCCGGCGTACCTGGGAATCGTTCCCGCCGAAGTTTCGCCCTCTGCCCGGCCGCACCAACGTCGTCATCACCAGCCAGCAGGACTGGGCCGATGACGGTGCCGTCGTCGTACATTCCCTGGAGGAAGGGCTAGCCAGCGACACCGACGTGTGGGTCATAGGCGGCGCCGGGGTGTACGCCGAGGCGCTCCCGCACGCCGACACGATCGTGGTCACCGAGATCGACGAAACGTACGTCGGCGACACCCTCGCGCCGGTCATCGGCGCGGACTGGATCGTCACCGACGCGAGCGACTGGCACACGTCGAAGACGGGTCTGCGTTACCGGTTCGTCGGCTACCGCAGGGCCGAAGCCGACAGCGCCTGA